A window of Methanolobus sediminis contains these coding sequences:
- the mmp3 gene encoding methyl-coenzyme M reductase-associated protein Mmp3, whose translation MTVEINGQELKLPESSTLEDAIKVSNAPYKKGTAIGILIEKEDQRSQASKEYLVKTSKGEFKIELLDESSPSSKRWISIFKDLTELPVRWTNKDVLAFGPFSTDMEPARGNSDMERFTMLFGAGGGDAANTHLIVSKTRHSAEYGAPEEGVFARLISGKHVISDLDRGDRILSIEPVVEWEKVGEHISTTDLSTKLEDGFRIFTYIKIEIDQLAPEGAEFFFAVTKDGTFHIDYLSTSFISDHRFQGELVTYENFEARSTGSVFVRTVGYGAGKLFISTDARTSSIMHSVIGHVVQGIELARIAEKGQKVMVESVPDRIMLLGMTNAEAEAQMAQKDIEVTRAGYTGDDGFIVKQSPSTSIEILQEKKVTVQGVDPEMLVKIELYDDLAPKTLDFFRHAVGLQYDPVGLLPVMMTYENTYIFKAEKPAESYKEIFPENTPAKAIAGEIGVTNQAAKRAGMIGVKLADDDLFGPTGERLGNTNIIGKILDPEKLRHFKDGDQMYVLESSKEE comes from the coding sequence ATAACGGTAGAGATCAACGGACAGGAACTGAAATTACCCGAAAGTTCGACCCTTGAGGACGCTATAAAGGTGTCAAACGCCCCTTACAAAAAGGGTACAGCGATTGGTATTCTTATAGAGAAGGAAGACCAGAGATCACAGGCTTCAAAAGAATACCTTGTGAAAACATCAAAAGGTGAGTTCAAAATAGAGCTCCTTGATGAATCTTCTCCTTCTTCCAAACGCTGGATTTCTATTTTTAAAGATCTTACAGAACTTCCTGTGCGATGGACAAACAAGGATGTACTTGCCTTTGGTCCTTTCAGCACAGATATGGAACCTGCACGTGGAAATTCCGATATGGAAAGGTTCACAATGCTTTTTGGTGCAGGTGGTGGCGATGCTGCCAATACTCACCTTATCGTGAGTAAGACACGTCACTCCGCAGAATACGGTGCACCTGAGGAAGGTGTGTTTGCAAGACTGATAAGCGGAAAACATGTAATTTCAGACCTTGACAGGGGAGACAGGATATTATCTATCGAGCCGGTTGTCGAATGGGAAAAAGTAGGAGAACACATTTCTACGACTGATCTTTCAACAAAACTTGAAGATGGTTTCCGCATTTTCACTTACATCAAGATCGAGATAGACCAACTGGCTCCGGAAGGTGCAGAGTTCTTCTTTGCAGTAACAAAGGATGGCACGTTCCATATTGATTATCTTTCAACTTCATTTATATCCGATCACAGGTTCCAGGGTGAATTGGTAACATACGAAAACTTCGAAGCACGTTCAACAGGTTCTGTGTTTGTGAGAACTGTGGGATACGGTGCCGGTAAACTTTTCATTTCAACTGATGCACGCACCTCATCTATCATGCATTCTGTGATAGGTCATGTTGTGCAGGGAATAGAACTTGCAAGAATAGCAGAAAAAGGCCAGAAAGTTATGGTTGAGTCCGTTCCGGACCGGATTATGCTTCTTGGAATGACCAATGCAGAAGCAGAAGCGCAAATGGCTCAGAAGGACATTGAAGTTACCAGGGCTGGCTATACCGGTGATGATGGTTTCATTGTAAAACAGTCTCCTTCAACCTCTATTGAGATCCTGCAAGAAAAGAAAGTAACAGTACAGGGCGTTGACCCTGAGATGCTTGTAAAGATCGAGCTTTACGATGATCTTGCTCCAAAGACCCTTGATTTCTTCAGGCATGCAGTTGGTCTTCAATACGACCCGGTAGGTTTACTTCCTGTGATGATGACCTACGAGAACACCTATATCTTCAAGGCTGAAAAGCCTGCAGAATCCTATAAGGAGATCTTCCCGGAGAACACTCCGGCAAAGGCAATTGCAGGTGAGATTGGTGTTACCAACCAGGCTGCAAAGAGAGCTGGAATGATAGGTGTCAAGTTAGCTGATGATGACCTGTTCGGTCCGACCGGCGAGAGACTTGGAAACACCAACATTATCGGAAAGATACTGGACCCTGAGAAACTCAGACATTTCAAGGATGGCGATCAAATGTATGTCTTAGAGAGCAGCAAGGAGGAATGA
- a CDS encoding methanogenesis marker 5 protein translates to MAKVIIYPTNSLILSDLVQRFGHTPLAMMEKIKEKVTTVGVDSPPMNITAEEPKHGLKYAAVEVPAGVRGRMAIVGPMIEEAEAGIIVGESPMAFGCMGCARTNELTKYLIRSREMPLLELEFPKDDDEGQEFVYKIAEFLKSLDEVKGESEEATE, encoded by the coding sequence ATGGCTAAAGTTATCATATACCCTACAAACAGTCTGATCCTTTCTGACCTGGTGCAGAGGTTCGGTCATACACCACTGGCAATGATGGAAAAGATAAAGGAAAAGGTCACGACCGTTGGTGTTGATTCACCACCCATGAATATTACAGCAGAGGAGCCAAAGCATGGTCTCAAATACGCGGCTGTTGAAGTTCCTGCAGGTGTCAGGGGCAGGATGGCTATAGTAGGCCCGATGATCGAAGAGGCGGAAGCCGGTATCATTGTGGGCGAATCTCCAATGGCCTTTGGTTGCATGGGGTGTGCCCGTACAAACGAACTTACCAAGTATCTTATCAGAAGCCGTGAAATGCCACTTCTTGAACTGGAATTTCCAAAAGATGATGATGAAGGACAGGAATTCGTTTACAAGATCGCAGAGTTTTTGAAATCACTTGATGAAGTCAAAGGAGAATCAGAGGAGGCAACAGAATGA
- a CDS encoding methanogenesis marker 15 protein, producing the protein MNDEAVVKVALVSCGSEYAGVHGELESVASSVNAKLVYPEIEIDVLDDIGKDFGIEAASPDLRLMMARAKAVVEGLSDVDGVFITSCFRCAEAAIVRNEVRRYINKHSELPVISYSFTERTTAATLLTRMEALTTIARRRHLLAREKQSGLTAGIDSGSTTTKAVVMRDNEIIGSGWVPTIKVIDSATEAFNQALEEAGVKQEDIQAIGTTGYGRFLIGEYFGAKLIQEEITVNSKGAVYLADTQKGHATVIDIGGMDNKAISVDDGIPGMFTMGGICAGASGRFLDMTAKRLGVDITELGALAVKGMEQNVDMNSYCIVFGIQSLVNSLAKGSTPEDVAAAACHSVVEQIFEQQLQEVDVKEPLILVGGSSLIEGVPKALGELLHINVLVPPNSHLIGAVGSALLASGYVEE; encoded by the coding sequence ATGAATGATGAAGCTGTTGTAAAAGTGGCACTTGTATCATGTGGTTCCGAGTACGCAGGTGTTCACGGGGAACTGGAATCTGTAGCTTCAAGTGTTAACGCTAAACTTGTCTATCCTGAAATAGAGATTGATGTTCTTGATGATATTGGCAAGGATTTCGGTATTGAGGCAGCAAGCCCTGATCTTCGCCTGATGATGGCAAGGGCAAAGGCTGTTGTAGAAGGGCTCTCTGATGTAGACGGTGTTTTTATCACATCATGTTTCAGGTGTGCAGAGGCAGCGATTGTCAGAAATGAGGTCCGCCGTTACATCAACAAGCATTCTGAGCTTCCGGTTATCAGTTATTCATTTACAGAGCGTACAACTGCAGCAACACTGCTGACACGTATGGAAGCTCTCACAACTATCGCAAGACGCAGACACCTGCTTGCAAGGGAAAAGCAGAGTGGGCTGACTGCAGGTATTGACTCCGGTTCCACAACTACCAAGGCTGTTGTCATGAGGGACAACGAGATCATTGGTTCAGGCTGGGTACCTACTATCAAGGTAATTGACAGCGCCACAGAGGCTTTCAATCAGGCACTTGAAGAAGCCGGTGTCAAGCAGGAGGATATTCAGGCGATCGGTACTACTGGTTATGGTCGTTTCCTTATTGGTGAATACTTTGGTGCCAAGCTTATCCAGGAAGAGATAACTGTCAACTCAAAGGGTGCCGTTTATCTTGCTGACACACAGAAAGGTCATGCAACTGTAATTGATATCGGTGGAATGGACAACAAAGCCATATCCGTTGATGATGGAATTCCCGGCATGTTTACCATGGGAGGTATCTGTGCAGGTGCATCAGGTCGTTTCCTTGATATGACTGCAAAGAGGCTCGGTGTCGATATTACAGAACTTGGTGCCCTTGCGGTAAAAGGAATGGAACAGAATGTCGATATGAACAGTTACTGTATCGTTTTCGGTATCCAGTCACTTGTAAACTCACTTGCAAAGGGTTCAACACCTGAGGATGTTGCAGCAGCGGCATGTCACAGTGTCGTTGAGCAGATATTTGAACAGCAGCTTCAGGAAGTCGATGTAAAGGAACCGCTTATCCTTGTAGGAGGTTCATCTCTGATCGAAGGAGTTCCAAAGGCTCTTGGTGAGCTGCTACATATCAATGTTCTCGTACCACCGAACTCCCACCTTATCGGTGCTGTAGGAAGTGCTTTACTGGCCTCAGGATACGTGGAGGAGTAA
- a CDS encoding methanogenesis marker 6 protein — MAEENNDVITKLVVTSSDSVLPIDAAMKIYESSTDIVIKETCFGTMVTGPREAVNKVVKEIVDLDKNHIFVKERGFPPGDDRRCRASRGGGTRPGFYFLKEEAMMLPMIGNALDKYDKHVPLKEIEHKKKLGVKDLQDIVESSL; from the coding sequence ATGGCCGAAGAGAACAATGATGTCATAACAAAACTTGTTGTTACAAGTTCTGACAGTGTGCTGCCAATCGATGCTGCCATGAAAATATATGAATCCAGTACTGATATCGTCATCAAGGAAACATGTTTCGGGACAATGGTCACAGGTCCGAGAGAGGCTGTAAACAAAGTAGTAAAAGAGATCGTTGATCTTGATAAGAATCATATTTTCGTAAAAGAGAGAGGTTTCCCTCCGGGTGACGACAGGCGTTGCCGTGCATCCCGCGGAGGAGGTACGAGACCTGGTTTCTATTTCCTCAAGGAAGAAGCAATGATGCTTCCGATGATAGGCAATGCGCTTGACAAATACGATAAACATGTTCCGCTTAAAGAGATAGAACACAAGAAGAAACTTGGAGTGAAAGACCTCCAGGATATAGTTGAATCCAGCTTATGA